AAGTTTACAGCTTTTGTTTGTTGCTAATTTGTGTTAAAATTTTGAGCATTTTTTGCTAATTTGTGTCAGCTTTGTTTTTCAAGGTTATatcaaagttttgattttgtttgtttgtatgtTTCTTTATACGTTTATATAGGTGTGGCTCCAAGTGAGTACACAGTCCCCGAAGAAGTCAAAGCCGCAGGCTTCGACATCTGCGCGGACGAGCTAGGCTCAATAGTCGAAAGCCACGACGTCAAGAAACTCAAGTTCCACGGCGGAGTCGACGGTCTCGCATGCAAACTCAAAGCATCTCCCACCGAAGGACTCTCAACAACAGACGCTTCCCACTTATCCCAACGCCAAGACCTCTTCGGGATCAACAAGTTCGCAGAGAGCGAGCTCAAAAGCTTCTGGCTGTTCGTATGGGAAGCTCTCCAAGACATGACGCTAATGATCCTCGGCGTCTGCGCGTTCGTGTCCTTGATCGTTGGGATAGCTACAGAAGGATGGCCTAAAGGCTCCCACGATGGTCTAGGCATCGTGGCGAGTATCCTCTTGGTTGTGTTTGTGACTGCTACTAGTGATTACCGTCAGAGTTTGCAGTTCAGGGATTTGgataaggagaagaagaagatcaccGTTCAGGTGACTAGGAATGGGTTTAGACAGAAGATGTCCATCTACGAGTTGCTTCCTGGTGACGTTGTTCATCTGGGGATTGGTGATCAGGTTCCAGCTGATGGTCTGTTCCTGTCTGGATTCTCTGTGGTGATAGATGAGTCTAGCTTGACCGGTGAGAGCGAGCCTGTGATGGTTAATGCGGAGAATCCATTCCTTTTGTCTGGGACAAAAGTGCAAGACGGGTCTTGTAAGATGATGGTGACCACCGTTGGGATGAGGACTCAGTGGGGGAAACTGATGGCGACTTTGACCGAAGGCGGCGACGACGAAACTCCCTTGCAGgtgaagctttttttttttttttttaacactggtcAAATTATGACTACATCAACgtacttatatttatatattagaaactctttgtctaattctccaatgtgcGACTTAGTTTGATATCTCACACACACTCTGCAGGTGAAGCTTAACGGAGTTGCTACCATCATTGGCAAAATAGGTCTCTTCTTCGCCGTGGTGACCTTTGCTGTTTTGGTGCAAGGGATGTTCATGAGGAAGCTATCAATGAAAACTCACTGGATATGGTCTGGTGACGAGGCCTTGGAGCTTCTTGAGTACTTTGCGATCGCTGTGACTATTGTCGTGGTTGCTGTACCCGAGGGGTTGCCTTTGGCTGTGACTCTGAGTCTCGCGTTCgcgatgaagaagatgatgaacgaTAAAGCTCTCGTCAGGCATTTAGCTGCCTGCGAGACTATGGGGTCCGCGACTACGATATGCAGTGATAAGACTGGTACACTCACGACCAATCACATGACCGTCGTGAAGTCTTGCATTTGCATGAGTGTCCAGGATGTTGCAAACAATGGTGGTAGTTTGCGGTCGGAGATACCTGAGTCCGCTGTGAAGCTGTTGGTTCAGTCGATTTTCAACAACACCGGAGGGGAAGTCGTTGTGAATAAGCTTGGGAAGACCGAGATCTTGGGGTCGCCGACGGAGACAGCTATCTTGGAGCTCGGACTGTCCCTCGGCGGTAAGTTTCAAGAAGAGAGGAAGTCTTGTAAAGTGGTGAAAGTTGAGCCGTTCAACTCCACGAAGAAGAGAATGGGAGTTGTGATCGAACTCCCCGAGGGAGGAGGAAGGCTGCGAGCTCACACCAAAGGAGCTTCGGAGATAGTCTTAGCTGCTTGTGATAAAGTTGTGAACTCGAGCGGCGAGGTTGTTCCGCTTGATGAAGAATCAGTAAACTATCTGAATGTCAAAATCAATGAGTTTGCTAACGAAGCTCTCCGCACTCTCTGCCTTGCTTATATGGATCTTGAAAACGGGTTTTCGCCGGATGAAGCTATCCCTGCCTCTGGATTTACTTGTGTGGGCATCGTTGGTATCAAAGATCCTGTTCGTCCTGGAGTTAAAGAGTCTGTTGAGCTTTGTCGCCGTGCGGGGATCACTGTGAGAATGGTTACAGGAGATAACATTAACACGGCCAAAGCTATTGCGAGAGAATGTGGGATTCTCACTGATGATGGGATAGCAATAGAAGGTCCAGTGTTCAGAGAGAAGAGTCAAAAAGAGTTACTAGAACTGATTCCAAAGATTCAGGTACTTGTTGTTTCTGTTATTTCGGTTTGGATATTTTCGGTCTTGGTTTATTCGGTTCGGTCACAATCCCACTGAAGTGAACTAAAAAAATTGGTTcaattttctattaattttggttttaattttgtttccaaaaataactgtttttttttgtttttggttagaATTCggtataattttctttaaaaaaattctgaCATTTTCggttaaatttggttatttttggtTACAGTTAATTCAGTTCGGTTATTTCAATTAATTCCGGTTTTCAggttatttaaaaagaaaaaatcaaacacCAACCGAAAACCGAATCATTTTCAAAACCGTACCGAACTAAACCGAATTCAAAACAGTAACTGAACCCAAAACtaaaaattttggttcggaCAAAATCAGCAGGCCTAGTTTCTTGTATCAAAGATCTTGTTTGCCACATAATACAAAACGTTTCCTTCTTGTACAGGTGATGGCTCGTTCTTCACCAATGGATAAACATACACTTGTGAAACAGTTAAGAACAACGTTTGATGAAGTCGTTGCTGTGACTGGAGATGGAACCAACGATGCGCCTGCTCTTCATGAAGCTGATATTGGATTAGCAATGGGAATCGCCGGAACCGAAGTGAGTATATAAGAGTTCTGAATATGTCATTTGTAAGCTTAAAGAGTCTAACTAAACattctttctttttataaactttCAGGTGGCGAAAGAGAGCGCTGATGTCATCATTCTTGATGATAACTTCAGCACAATCGTCACAGTTGCTAAATGGGGACGTTCTGTGTACATAAACATCCAGAAGTTCGTTCAGTTTCAGCTCACGGTTAACGTTGTTGCCCTGATTGTTAACTTCTCTTCAGCTTGCTTAACCGGTGAGTAAAGATTGAAAAACAAATGATTTTGAATCTCTACTTAACTAATTAACTCTTTGATAATAATTTCTTCAGGGAGTGCTCCTTTGACTGCTGTTCAGTTGCTATGGGTGAACATGATCATGGACACACTTGGAGCTCTTGCTTTAGCCACTGAGCCACCGAACAACGAGCTGATGAAACGCTTACCCGTTGGAAGGAGAGGGAACTTCATCACTAACGCCATGTGGAGGAACATTCTAGGACAGTCTGTGTATCAGTTCATAGTCATTTGGTTTCTCCAAGCCAAAGGGAAGTCTGTGTTTGGTCTCGACGGTCCTGACTCGACTCTCATGTTAAACACTCTTATCTTCAACTGTTTCGTCTTCTGTCAGgtaaaaagaaaagacaaaaccATAATCTTAGAGATTGTTGATTGAATCTTGACATGACTTTGGTCTGAAACTTGCAGGTGTTTAACGAGATAAGCTCGAGAGAGATGGAAGAGATAGATGTTTTCAAGGGAATACTGGACAACTACGTCTTTGTAGTTGTGATCGGTGCGACGGTGTTCTTTCAGATCATAATCATTgagttcttggggacatttgcAAGCACAACACCACTCACATTAGTGCAATGGATCTTCAGTATCTTCATAGGTTTCTTGGGTATGCCAATAGCTGCAGGACTGAAGACCATTCCCGTCTGATCAAACCGCTCTTTAAAGAGTGCTCTTAGGACagtttcttcaaaattttagaacagtaaaagtcttctgacaaagtctttGCCTTTTGCAATTACTCTATACACATCTGATTTCTGATTCCTATATTTTTTGTAAGACACTAAAACTTTATGTTTCTTTAAAATAGACTCTTCTGTGTTGCTTTTTAAATCTAATTTGGGCGAAGAATGTGTTAAGCATCAAGAGACTTGAATGATCTCAATTCTTTTTGCAGGCAACAGATGTTACTCTGTCACACCATTTCATTATAGAATCAGATATTgcatatttatattatacatgTACATAGGAGGCAAGATTCTTTGTAAAGAGAGCTCAAGAATCAAAATTCAGTGTCACAAGACACGGTTTCTCTTCCAAACTAATACAGTTAAAAGCCCATCACAAACCGGGCCGGTCTATCCTGGTTTATAGAAAGTGAGTTGTTCAATGCTCTTCATCACCAGTAGGAACCATTGCTAAAGAAGAAGCTTCTTCAAGTGTTTCTTTTCCTTCCAACACATTTTGAGTCTTCTTCATTTCCTGCAAAATTACGCTCGATTATTAAGTCCTCTAAACTCTCTGTTTATCGATATTTCAGACAGTGTATGTATCTTCAAGAAACAGAGCATACCTTGTTATTTTTACGATGAGTAACCGTTATCTCATAGAGTTTATGCATCATCATCTGTTCTTCCACCTGAACCAAGAAAATGGAAAACGCATCGGTCAAACGATCTTCACTCGGTAATTACATTACAAGCTCTTGTCAAAAAAGAGTTTATTAGATCATCATACCATGAGTTTTTGGAGTTCTTGTGACATGGTTTTATGAGCTTCCTTGAGTAACTCATTCTGCTTCTCCAAATGCCTATTTTGACAATCCAAACAAATTAGTTTAAGAACACAGATTATGAGTAACAAATAAGCTTAGCATAATGAGAATTACTTGAACAAATCACCAGTATGTTGCGGGTCCATCCTCGTAGATGATTAAGCTTTCTTGCTCTTAATCTTGACCTCTGTGATACTTTTAGGTAttctacaaaagaaaagaaaaaaatcaaaagtacATCAAATCAAGGACCACAATTCTAAAacctccaaaacataataagagTCTAACTGATTCTACTAACAAAGATCATACTCCTCCACACTGACAAGACCTGGTTTCTAGATAATCATACACACAAATAGACCGCAAAACTCAACAAGTCACTGCTTAATTATACAAACAACTGTGTTAAAACGAGAATCAGACAACACATAAAAGCATCTCTTGAATCCAAATAGGAAGAGAACAAGAAGGACAAGACACGAAAGCTTTTTGTTTCGAAAAAGCAGTTCACACATGACATGGACAATTCATCGAGCACTTAGTGCGCATAAAACCCTAATAACTTTCTTTAAATCGCAATTCCACCAACATCATCAAAACGATACAAAATAACAAACCCACTAATCATCTCATCGCAAGTCATGATTTTTCATCCTCAGGTACGATTTTCAAAACCctataataacacaaaaccaATCTACaagataataaattaaaaacatcgAAAAGTCTTACCTGAGAAGATTAATATTCCAAGACGGATCGCTGTAGATCGCAGAACGATCGCTGTTAAAGATATCACTTTTCTGATTTCTCGATTttggagaaaaataaaaattatcccTTTTTATACCTCTCGCTCGCTCTAGTTGCCGCCAATATTCAGAACCCTCTGTCTAGGCCAGAGTTTTACTTATTTGAGGCTTAcgactttttttgttttggtaacCGTACGACTTTTTTTATATCTGAAAatgcttattatatattaaaacagatgTTAAAACCTTGGTtcatatgtgttttttttttaaaatggacctaatgaacctattcctagaaaatcatgttacatttaatctataatcttatcatttaaattttaggcCTACcaaaaatttttattgggctatcaataactggatttaaacaatagatgatccattggatttattggactattaataaaatgtttaattatttactcgataatataaatctatgaagcgaaaaatttaatttttaaaacactttctaaatttttgaaatgttacaatatctttgaatatgacaataaaacaatattttactaatctttatatatatagttacgattttaataatgaaataataatccgaaaatatatatttagatgaagatacaaatagtcaaatacattgaaaatttaaaacaatttattcaataaaaaaatataccgtaaagttattatgttttaaaaattgatagacacatatattataatatataccaatttagaattgaaaacaaaatatttatataaaaataaatgaaaacaaaaatccgcgcaACCGATctagttattttttatatttgaaaatttaggTTTTCAAAAAAATGGGTGAATGATTGTTCAAATATTTGAGTTTTACCAACTATCGAAAATGATTTACAGATATAAGCTTCCATGGTTACGAGCTTACAATCAAGTTGATCGAGGACaatattagttaaaaatatgaaaaggacttaacaaaaatctataatacAAGAGGATATTTGGGGAAAGGAAGCGATAAAGGCTGGCTAAAAAAGAGATGCATGGACCACGTTTTGGTGCTACCGATAATCACACGGGTACTCAACTCATCCATATTGTGTTATCGTAGCTTTCCACTTGAACATTCAATACTTTGGGAAAGAAAATtctgttaaaatattttgttaattggGAAATAAAATTCTGATAAAATGTTTTGTTGGTTCTAATCATTTCACTATTAAACTTTATGAGAAGTTACATGAAAATCGTTCTAGGTAAACATAACGTGTGTTTacaaaaattacagaaaaatcTTAGAaatttcgtttcaaaataataacCACTTAAAATGACATTTGTATCATAAAAACTCCAGTCAAACTAACATGTCCAAAAAATTGCATTTTCCATCACATAACTCTCGGTATGGTCAGACCATATCTTGGAGCTATGAATCTAAAGAATTTTGGAATAGTATTTCATAAGCAGAATATTTAAACTGTTTATTTTATTGTGTTAAACAATAGActgaaattttctaaaacaaacATGCATGTCcctataaattaaattttgttttaaatgtcCTTGAATTAGATGTGTTTCATAATTCCAACTAAAAGATTagaaaaaactgaaaatattgATTAAGTGAGTTTCATATCTATTATTCTTTTTCCCAAGCTTACAAAAATGCACAAAAGTGAAACTAGACAAAGTGGTTTTGGACTAGTGGTAAAAGGGTCACAGCTGTGAGTACTGCCCTGGGTTTTAAATTAGCCATCTGGGACGTCTTAAGTGGTAAGAAAACGCGGATCCTGCGGACTTTGTAGTGATTAGTCCTTGGGTCTAGAAAGCCTTTGAGATCAACACTacggttatcaaaaaaaaaaaaaaattagacaaagGGAATCATCATTATAGCTTTTGTTCCTAGTAGAGTTATTTATTAGCTGTGTGCATTTAGAAATTTATGCCAATTCTTTCGCAAATGGCAATCTTAGGCTATGTGCTTTGCCATAATCACAAGCATTTGGGTTTTAAAAATATctctttaatttaaaattactaaaattacaGATTATTGGTTTTTATACAGAGGCTCAATATCAATAATTGACCAATTTGTTTACAACTTTGCACAAAAGAAGAACCTCTATGATATATGGACCATTTTGAAATCCATATGGTTTGTAAATTAAATGTTATATTAGAAAGTTCTTTTTGtgtattacaaaaaaaaaattatttttgctaaactgttaaattacattcagaaagtttatcATACAATCTGATATTTTAGATGAACTATATATAACcgtttgtaaatttttttgagAGAAAATTACCAATGTCAACAAACAAGAATATAATAACATGAAGATATGCTTAACTTCGGTAGGAttggtcttaaaataataattttctgatcttataactattatttttaagTACACTACTCTTAAACATTTAGATGTCATCCATTCTTCGTCGAAACACTTAGGATCCGATTGGTAATgactgtagctttaaaaattttgttgtagaaaaagatctgtagactttttgctgtggttttagattttagtgctgtaaaattttatgaaaagcattaaaaaattgctttggatatttggctctgcatagcacttgtaccgctgtaggttatttcaagagctgtggtttcaaaaaaaaatttaaagcttgattgctctgaatttggtgctgtAGAAATAAATAGAGCTATAAAGATCACCTGCAGCAACTACCACTCAACCACTTACTTGCTGAGACCCAGATATAGATGCAAATCTGATCAAAGGACaacacataaaaaataaagaagttgAAGAGGGAAATCTATTGGATAATGTGAATAGATTCGTCGGATGTGTAAACCATGTGAGGATGAAACAGCAATGAATCCGACTTATAACTTCTTAACCTAACATGCGTTCGATTCTTAATGGCTGCCACATGCATAGTACCGTTTATCATATGATTAGTCTTTGAGGATCTACAACATTTAATATTA
The window above is part of the Brassica napus cultivar Da-Ae chromosome C3, Da-Ae, whole genome shotgun sequence genome. Proteins encoded here:
- the LOC111203819 gene encoding calcium-transporting ATPase 2, plasma membrane-type, which produces MESYLNQNFDVKAKHSSEEALEKWRNLCGVVKNPKRRFRFTANLSKRYEAAAMRRTNQEKLRIAVLVSKAAFQFISGVAPSEYTVPEEVKAAGFDICADELGSIVESHDVKKLKFHGGVDGLACKLKASPTEGLSTTDASHLSQRQDLFGINKFAESELKSFWLFVWEALQDMTLMILGVCAFVSLIVGIATEGWPKGSHDGLGIVASILLVVFVTATSDYRQSLQFRDLDKEKKKITVQVTRNGFRQKMSIYELLPGDVVHLGIGDQVPADGLFLSGFSVVIDESSLTGESEPVMVNAENPFLLSGTKVQDGSCKMMVTTVGMRTQWGKLMATLTEGGDDETPLQVKLNGVATIIGKIGLFFAVVTFAVLVQGMFMRKLSMKTHWIWSGDEALELLEYFAIAVTIVVVAVPEGLPLAVTLSLAFAMKKMMNDKALVRHLAACETMGSATTICSDKTGTLTTNHMTVVKSCICMSVQDVANNGGSLRSEIPESAVKLLVQSIFNNTGGEVVVNKLGKTEILGSPTETAILELGLSLGGKFQEERKSCKVVKVEPFNSTKKRMGVVIELPEGGGRLRAHTKGASEIVLAACDKVVNSSGEVVPLDEESVNYLNVKINEFANEALRTLCLAYMDLENGFSPDEAIPASGFTCVGIVGIKDPVRPGVKESVELCRRAGITVRMVTGDNINTAKAIARECGILTDDGIAIEGPVFREKSQKELLELIPKIQVMARSSPMDKHTLVKQLRTTFDEVVAVTGDGTNDAPALHEADIGLAMGIAGTEVAKESADVIILDDNFSTIVTVAKWGRSVYINIQKFVQFQLTVNVVALIVNFSSACLTGSAPLTAVQLLWVNMIMDTLGALALATEPPNNELMKRLPVGRRGNFITNAMWRNILGQSVYQFIVIWFLQAKGKSVFGLDGPDSTLMLNTLIFNCFVFCQVFNEISSREMEEIDVFKGILDNYVFVVVIGATVFFQIIIIEFLGTFASTTPLTLVQWIFSIFIGFLGMPIAAGLKTIPV